In Lepus europaeus isolate LE1 chromosome 19, mLepTim1.pri, whole genome shotgun sequence, the genomic window GGCTGACCCAAACCCCAACACCAGACAGGCCCACCACTGCGGAGGCTGACCCGAACCCCAACATCAGACAGGCCCACCATGCGGAGGCTGACCCGAACCCCAACACCAGACAGGCCCACCCTGTGGAGGCTGACCCGAACCCCAACACCAGACAGGCCCATCACTGCTGATGTCAACCTGGACCCCGAGAGTCCACCCCCATCCACTGCTGGTGTCGCCCCGCCCCCTGGAGGAGGCCGGGCTCATGTGGGGCCCCCTCACGGCTGCTGGCCTCTGTGCTCCGTGGAGGAAAATCCGGCAGCTCAGCCGCACTTGGTGGGGGGCCTTCCCTCGGGTGCTTGCTCTTCCGTGAGACTGTGTCTTCTCCTCatgtgtttttggtttttctgtagattttacttatttatttgagaggtagagttacagacagagaagtgggggcacagagagggcggtcttctgtctgctggttgactccccaaatggccgcaatggctggagctgtgccgatctgaagccaggagcttcttccaggtctctcacacaggtacaggggcccaaggacttgggccatcctccactgctttcccaggccacagcagagagctggatcggaagtggagcagccgggacttgaaccaaccggtgcccataggggatgcgggcactgcaggcagaggattaaccccctgcgccacagggctggcctcctCGTGTGTTTATTTAGTATTTGTTTACATCACTATGGGCTCATGCATACTTGCTTATATGTTGGTTTTAATCTGATACAATATTTATCTTGTTGGTCAACTCATTCCGGCTTTGGCCACTGGCCGctctttcagcctggccccatgtCCGCCAGACACGCCCTCGCgctttgattgattgattgattgatttttatcaaTGTGTAACTTTCTGGCGTGGACGACGCTCCCTTCTCATCTTGTAGATCTCATGACCAAGCTCTAGAACCAGCCATTTCTCAAAACCCTCGGTTCCCCTCCCTGCTGAGGTGCTGGGCGGGAGGCGGGCGTGACTGCCACGTGTGCAACCTTACACACCCAAGACCAGTGACATGACCGCACACGCTGCCATGGTTGTACACGTCACTCCTACACAACACCACTCAGCCACCAAGCCTAGGCTCAGAgtgcgtgccccccccccccccaagccggGGGACTGGAGGGACAGGACACTGCTTTCTGGCTCCGTGTCACCAGCCATTCAGCCACGACGCTCGCTCCCTTCTCTGAAGGCCACACCCGAGCCCTGCAATGCAGCCTCCTTGGAGGAGGGCCAGTCTTCTGATTATTCTGTTCCTGCTTTTCTCTCCTCACTCATGCCCGGTCCTGCACCTGAGCGTGGCCCAGGGGAAGTGCCAGGGACTACTGACCGGTGAGCGACCCGAGACAAGATgaccggggccggcgctgtggcgtagtggtctAGGCCtccccctgcagagccagcatcccatgtgggcatgagtttgagtcctggctgctcggcttctgatccagctctctgctgtggcctgggaaagcagtggaggacggctcaagtccttgggcccctgcacccatgtgggagacctggaagaagctcctggctttggatcggctcagctccagccattgcagccatctggggactgaaccattggatggaagacctctctctctctctctctctctccccctgcctatcaaataaataaataaatcttaaaaaaaaaaaaaaaaaaaaaaaaaggtgttgctGCAGTCTTGGGCCCTGCTGAGAAACCCAGCCCGCTGTAGCTGAGTGAACGAGACAGGCCCAGGCTTCCCGGCCCCCGTCAGGGTCTGTCTTCCTGCTATTCTGGGTGCAGCTCTGAACAAGCCCCTCCCCTGCTTGGAAGCCACCCACGGCTGAGAGCGACCTCCCGCAGAAACAGCACAGGGCCAGGTCTCCGCTCTCGCAGGCCCAGAGGGAAGCGGGCTGAGGGCGGGGGCAGTAGGTTACGGCTGCAGCTCGCTGCCTACTGCGAAGAATTCCTAGAGCGAGGGATTCTCCGGGCACTGGCCGGGGCCCGAGGGACAGAGGACGCTTTGGGCACCAAAGGGACCAGAGTGTGTTCTGGATGGTCCGGTCTGGGGCAGCCAAGAGAGGGTGCAGGCAGGGATGCCCAGAGGCCAGGAGAGACAgtcccgccccagcccccagacGCTGTCGGAAGGGCAGGGGTCCCAGTCTGCTGGGCCAAGGGCACTGTGCCAAAGCTCAGAGCAGGCGAAACTCACACAGCCACGGCAAGTGGTGCAGGGGCCACGGACCCTGCCGTTTTGTCGCATCATCTGCGTAATTAGCGAGAGCTTTGGcgattgtctttattttttaaattaattgactTGTAATCACTTGAGAGGCCGAGAGACAGAGCCCCCATgtgctgcttcaccccccaatggttcattccccgaacgcccgcaacagccaggtcggggccgagccaggagccaggaactcaaccccgGCCTCCCACACGGGGGCCAGCAAGGGGAGCGCCCACGGCTGCCTCGCAGGGTTGGGAAGCAGAGCCGAGACTCACGGCCGCTCTGGtaagggacacaggtgtccccgGCGGCATGGTCCCTGCCGTGCCGTGGGCCACGCCCCTGCATCCCTCCCCTGCCTGTCCTTGAGACCCAGTGCAGGCTCACACCGCAGGAACGGCCGCACCTCCAGTCGACGGCGGCGACGTGTGGCTGGCGGCTGCCTGGCACCGCCGCCTCCCTCCTGTTTTCTTCCTGTGGGCACACGGCGTCTCGGGAAGCCACTCCCAGCAGAGACGGCAGCCGGCACCTCGCAGGAGGAGCGGCAACTGTGCTCTCGGTCCGGCCAGCTGCCGCTCCTGGGGAATTCCTGGACGTCTCCTGTTTCATCCCGAACGTCTGTGCAGATTTCACATTCTACATCCCTGTTTGTGTGAATACTGGAAATGTTTGGGTTACCTTGGCGTCTAGGAAACATCAAAGCTTGGCGTGTTTATGTTGCCACTCTCTgccctggcgggggggggggtgccccaGCGTAAGGAGCCGGGGTCCCTTGCCCCCCCAAGCTCCCGCCAAGCTGGGAGCACACAACTTCTTTACACAACTCAGTGGGGCGCGGTTCTCCTGCACGAGCCATGAAGGCAGCTTTCTAAGGTGCATTTCTTCCCCATCACCGTTCTAACCGGGGCCGGCTCGGCAGCCAAAGGCCTCACAGGGCGGTCCTCCGGCTCTGTCCTGTCGTTGCCAGTAACGCTGCCCGTCTGCTGGGACAAACTTGCAGCTCCGACCACGACGCCGCGGGGTGGCCCTGGAAGCACCCCCAGATGggttcatttgagaggcagagtcgatctgctgtccgctggttcactccccagatggccacaacggccggggctgggccaggccaaagctcctctctctctctctctctccttcctccaggtcgcccacgtgggtgcaggggcccaagaacttggcccatcttccactgctttcccaggagcattacagggagctggattggaagcagagcagccgggactcgaacccacagcCACATGGAAcagtggtgctgcaggcggcggctgagCCCCCCATGCCGTGACCCGGGCTATGGCTCTTCCTGAAGCTACTTATTTAGACATACTTATTTAGCTACATATTTAGACAGACATCCCTACCATTACTATGATTTCTCGTCTTTTGTAGAGATAATATATTACTACTAATTAGTGGTAAAGGTTATGGCTAGGATAAAATgttttatgtataaataaaaatgtatctatgCTAATAAACAATGTGCTATAAAtgataaacataaaatataatgtaGTCTGTGTTTTTCATAATTGTACAGATAAAAGTGATATAGAAATTTTATTAGAAGTAGATAATAAAACATAGTTATACAGAATAGCCATGTATATGCAAACATATTATAAATgacatttaaattgttttgaagattAGCGTTAATAAGAAGCCACTTGGAGCGCCCACATCCCACCCAGGAGAACCTGAGACGGAGTCCCAGCTCCGACCctaagcctcccacgtgggaggcacaggtggagctcctggctctcagcctggcccctcccagctcttccaggcatttagggagtgaaccagtggatgagagatcagtgtctctctctctctctctctccattccaaataaataagcattaaaaacagACACGGATGCCACTAAGCATCTACAGCCtacagggcggggctgggggcgatGACGGACAGGGCCCAGACAGCACGCGAAGCCCGTGGTCCCAGAGGGGCCGGGCCCTCGGCAGCACCCCTCCCGTGGAGCCCTCTGGATGCTCCCCCACCACATGGAGGGTCTGCGTCCCCTCCTCTGAACCTGTGGTTAACGAAGCCAGCCCTGAGCCGAGCGGCGAGAGGTAGGACGGCCATGCAGGCCACGCGCTCTGCCGCCAGGACAGCCTCGAGTCTCATTGCCCAGGCCCAGCCGGGGCCCCGCAGGGCTGCTAATGACATACGGCGTTAGCGCTGGCTCAGCATCGGAAGCCCACCAGGCTCTGCATTGTGAAATGGATCCAGCCCCCAGGGGCTCCGCTCAGGGCCCCGCGCCCAGCCGTGGAAACgccagggctggggggcagccctggggcagaGCTAGGGTTTCATGTGGACATTCCTGCACTCCCACAGCTCCCCTGGGCCGGCCGGCCATGCCCAGGGGCCACGGCAAGGCtacccagcccccggccccgctcAGCACTGCTGCGTGGCGAAGGCACCGCCCAGCCTTGGCACGACCGCGTTTCCTGACGCCAGCATCCCTCGCGCGGCTGCCGGCAGCAGGCTCCGCATTAAACACCCGATTAGAGCCGTTTGCCGTGGGATTTACAGGGATTTTCCCCAGCGCCCCAGAGATCCCCATTTCCCTGGGACATTTAACACAGCTGTCAAGACTCCCTCCAACCTAGCTCCGGCTGAGGCTCGGGCCGGGGCTGCAGAGGATGGGGACTGgggaagcccagagcctgggggcccacaaggaggaggagggggccccCGATATGGACAAACGTCCTGGGCTCTGAAACCCTGGGCCCTTCCCCAGGCCACTGCCGAGATGCTGGGCCCTCGTGGACCCCACAGAGTGcccacagctctgcccccagCCACACAGCCTCGTCTGATGCTGACCCGGCCCCTGAGTCTGGGACTCTGGTGGGCGCACAAGACCGTCTGTGAGCCCCGCTCCCATCATGTACCTGAACCACACTCCCATCATGCCCCTGACACCAGGTTGGCACCTGTACGCAGGCATGAGACTGTCCGTGTGTGCCGCGTGTCAGGAGCCCAGCTGGCATTAGACTTGTCCCAGAAGGTTCATAACAGCTTTATTCGTGGTGCCTGAAATGAAACCCATGGTGGATAAGCCAACCAGGGCGAGTCTGCAGGGCCCCTGCACGGCGacaaacacaggcacacacgggcGACTGTCACAGACCTTCCAAGGACGCACGAAGCCGTGGAGAGCCAGGCACActgcggggaggtgggggggctgGAGAGCAGCAGAGCCAGCAGCAACGGAAATGAGCAGTGGCCGGGGGCCAGGGAGCCCCTGGGGAGGTGCCGGGCCTGCgccggggctgggggcacagccaggcacgCAGCTGCACCCATGCACCCGGCAAGTCATCGTGGCACCGCGTCGCCCTGAAGAGGGGAGCGGGCGGGCGCCGCAGGGCCCCGAGTGTCGGGAGCGCGGCAGAGGCTTGCGTGTGGCCTggcccacggcgccggccgcctccACAGGCCCAGCTCCGCGCCCTCGGCAGCTGGCCACTTGGAGGCCCCATTCTTGTCGGCTGATTTGGTCGTGCCTGCAGGCTTCTCTCCGGTTAGGACATTTTTGTCTTTTGAGGGGGAAAAGGCAGCGTTGGGGCGGGGGAGGCAGCGCACAGAGGCGCGCgagggggagctgggctggggccaaagtaACCAGCTGCCTTCCAAGACGGCCGTCGGTTACGAGCCCAGGAATTTCCTGAGCCTGGGCTCCGGGGCCCGGTTTTTCCATGAAGTCCCACGTTCCAGAGGGGACTCGCAGCCCCCAGAATGGAACTCCATGGTCAAGGGCAGGCCCAGCAGCTGCCTGCCATCGCCAGACCCTAGCGAGGGCTGAGAAGTGGCCCTGAGACTCCAAGGACTTGGCTTGCGTCTGTCCTGGGAACGGGCAGGTCCCAGCTCGGCTCCGAGTGAGGCCTGGAGCCTTCCCTCCCACCAGGCGAGCACACCTCCCCGCGGAGTCTTCAAACACGGCTGTGTTTATCTGGGAGGCCGGGCCGccctgctgctgcagccggcgttcCCAGTGAACTTGTTCCTCACCTCCCGGGCAGgggctctctgtcccctctccggAGGTGGGCTTGGCAGGGCAAGCAAGAGCCTGGGGCCCTGGACGCGCCGCGAGGGCAGCCCCAGCTGGGGCTCCTGGCCGTCCAGAGAAGGGCACAGGCAGCAGGACGTGGCCGCTGGGCCAGGCTCATCAGCATGCCGGCCGCACACCCTGGGCCCCCTCTGCACCAGTCTGGCTGCAGCAGGCCGACTTGGAAGGGTCCGATTACAGCACAAGGCTTCCCGCAGGGCGGCCAGGCCCTTCCTGGCTCTCAGGAGTGCCGAGGGGGTGGGCGAACCCTTCCAGCACCCCCCACAACCGCTGGCCATGCCAGGTCAGCGCCCCCACCACCTCTGCGTGCTCGCCACTGGGCAGACCCAAACCTTCCACCTAGCCTGTTACAGTCACGGCCAAATCCAGCCAGTCTGGAGAGCAGGGTAGGGCACAGGAACCCCTTCACTGTGTCCTGGACCCCTCAGCTGAGGGACACCCTGGACAGCCCCAGCCCTCGACTCCCGGTGCTCGCCGCTCTCTGGGCCACACAGGGCCCTCCTCGCTGCGCATCCAGGAAgctcctcccccccgccccaccctgggAGCACCGCGGTGCAGATCCACAGACGTGGCGGCATTCTCAAGGCTGGTCCGTCACGGACTGAAGGCTCAGACAAGGCTAGCAGGGCACGCGGCGTTGGCAGGACGTGAACATGGCCAGGAGACGGCGCGGCGCTGGAAAGCCGAGGCCCAGCGCCGGCTGCCCCGGCCTCTCAGTGCCCCTCCATGTGTGACCCTCAGCACCGcccacaccctccctcccactcacgcTGCCCGGGTCCCCCTCAGGCCCCTCTGCTCTGCTACTTCCAAGCCCTGCTCCCCATACCCCAGGGGCCACaggcctgctccccaccccctttccgACACTGTGGGGTGGAATCGCGGGCTCACTCCCAGCCACACAGAACAATGGCCCCCACACGTATTCCTGGAGGTCAGAGGGCCGGCTTCCTCGTGGACGCGCCTCGGgccaccccacccctcagcctgcagccgggtctcccagctctgcttccgccctcacagccctcccctccctccatctgCTGCCCACCTGTCCTGAGGACCCCGTGATGACCACAGCCGTCCAGAGAGCCGAGGGGCACGTCCCCCCTCAGGATCCCCCCTCAGACATCCACAACAGTGTGACCCTGTCCCAGGCTCCAGGGTCAGAGGGTGTCTTTGGGATGGGGGGACCTCATCCTGCCCACCGCCCTGGGTGTGCACAGGCCCAGACCATGCAAGCATGGTCAGCCCGAGCTCGCTTGCTCTCCAAGTGCAGGACATGGGGTCCCcatctcccctcctcctttcctttcaagCCCACTGCCTTCCCTGCCCCCAAGAGTCCCGACTCGCCGGACACCTCGGCTCCTCCAAGACCTGGGGGGAGCACGGGGCTCCAAACCAGGAGCAGCGCAGGGCCCACGGCTGGCGAGTGCGCCCTAGGAAAAGCAGCCTCACGCCTGCCCACGGGACAGCCAGCACGGTGGCCAGGAGCGCTGGCTTTCCATCCGCTGCACGGGGCCGACCGCCCCGGAACAGAAACCCTGACCGCGACACACAGCAGTCACCGCAGGGCCAGGCAGCAAGTGGGGGAGgagcgggggggggtgggggaggaagagggggaggaggaggagggggaggagagggaggaagaggaggagggttgGAGGTGAGCTCGGCTGTGACTCACAGGCCCCTGGGGGAAATGCCAGCATGTGAGGAGGCCCCCTTCCCGTCAGGTATGAGGCCAGCTGTCCCCACCCTCCCCTGCATGTCTGCACCCcggcctgcctctccctgccgtGTGTAAGGGTCATGGCAGCCACCTTCCAGCTGAGCAAGCCAGGGGGAGGCACACACGTCAGAGTGGGCACGAGGGCAAGGGACCGGGCGCCCGGAGTGTGGGCACCAGGGCAAGGGACCGGGCGCCCGGCAGTGTGGGCACCAGGGCAAGGGACCGGGCGCCCGGAGTGTGGGCACCAGGGCAAGGGACCGGGCGCCCGGCAGTGTGGGCACCAGGGCAAGGGACCGGGCGCCCGGCAGTGTGGGCACCAGGGCAAGGGACCGGGCGCCCGGCAGTGTGGGCGTGGGAGCAAGGGACCGGGCGCCCGGCAGTGTGGGCACGGGAGCAAGGGACCGGGCGCCCGGCAGTGTGGGCACCAGGGCAAGGGACCGGGCGCCCGGCAGTGTGGGCACCAGGGCAAGGGACCGGGCACCCAGCAGTGTGGGCACCAGGGCAAGGGACCGGGCACCCAGCAGTGTGGGCACCAGGGCAAGGGACCGGGCGCCCGGAGTGTGGGCACGAGGGCAAGGGACCGGGCGCCCGGCAGTGTGGGCACCAGGGCAAGGGACCGGGCGCCCGGCAGTGTGGGCACCAGGGCAAGGGACCGGGCACCCAGCAGTGTGGGCACCAGGGCAAGGGACCGGGCGCCCGGAGTGTGGGCACCAGGGCAAGGGACCGGGCGCCCGGAGTGTGGGCGTGGGAGCAAGGGACCGGGCGCCCGGAGTGTGGGCACCAGGGCAAGGGACCAGGCGCCCGGCAGTGTGGGCACCAGGGCAAGGGACCGGGCGCCCGGCAGTGTGGGCACCAGGGCAAGGGACCGGGCGCCCGGCAGTGTGGGCACCAGGGCAAGGGACCGGGCGCCCGGAGTGTGGGCACCAGGGCAAGGGACCGGGCGCCCGGAGTGTGGGCACCAGGGCAAGGGACCGGGCGCCCGGAGTGTGGGCACCAGGGCAAGGGACCGGGCGCCCGGAGTGTGGGCACCAGGGCAAGGGACTGGGCGCCCGGCAGTGTGGGCACGGGAGCAAGGGACCGGGCGCCCGGCAGTGTGGGCACCAGGGCAAGGGACCGGGCGCCCGGAGTGTGGGCACCAGGGCAAGGGACCGGGCGCCCGGCAGTGAGGGCGTGGGAGCAAGGGACCGGGCGCCCGGCAGTGTGGGCACCAGGGCAAGGGACCGGGCGCCCGGAGTGTGGGCACCAGGGCAAGGGACTGGGCGCCCGGCAGTGTGGGCACGGGAGCAAGGGACCGGGCGCCCGGCAGTGTGGGCACCAGGGCAAGGGACCGGGCACCCGGAGTGTGGGCACCAGGGCAAGGGACCGGGCGCCCGGCAGTGAGGGCGTGGGAGCAAGGGACCGGGCACCCGGCAGTGTGGGCACGGGAGCAAGGGACCGGGCGCCCGGCAGTGTGGGCGTGGGAGCAAGGGACCGGGCGCCCGGCAGTGTGGGCACCAGGGCAAGGGACCGGGCGCCCGGCAGTGTGGGCACGGGAGCAAGGGACCGGGCGCCCGGCAGTGTGGGCACCAGGGCAAGGGACCGGGCGCCCGGCAGTGTGGGCACCAGGGCAAGGGACCGGGCGCCCAGCAGTGTGGGCACGAGGGCAAGGGACCAGGCGCCCGGAGTGTGGGCACCAGGGCAAGGGACCGGGCGCCCGGCAGTGTGGGCGTGGGAGCAAGGGACCGGGCGCCCGGCAGTGTGGGCACCAGGGCAAGGGACCGGGCGCCCGGCAGTGTGGGCGTGGGAGCAAGGGACCGGGCGCCCGGCAGTGTGGGCACCAGGGCAAGGGACCGGGCGCCCGGCAGTGTGGGCGTGGGAGCAAGGGACCGGGCGCCCGGCAGTGTGGGCACCAGGGCAAGGGACCGGGCGCCCGGCAGTGTGGGCACCAGGGCAAGGGACTGGGCGCCCGGCAGTGTGGGCACCAGGGCAAGGGACCAGGCGCCCAGCAGTGTGGGCGTGGGAGCAAGGGACCAGGCGCCCGGCAGTGTGGGCACCAGGGCAAGGAACCAGGCGCCCAGCAGTGTGGGCGCGGGAGCAAGGGACTGGGCGCCCAGCAGTGTGGGCACCAGGGCAAGGGACCGGGCGCCCGGCAGTGGCTTGGAAGGGAAGGAGCGCTAAGGGCAGGTGAGAGACACTCACAGGGAGAGCTGCTGTGAGGACCAATCCCATGGTCCCCATGCAGGCTCACTCCAATACGGGCACGGGCACAGGCGCAGCACATAGCTCGCCCCGGCACGGGCACAGGCACAACACACGGCTCACTCTAGCACAGGCATGGGCACAGCACACGGACTCACTCCACTCTCCTTGAACACA contains:
- the LOC133747755 gene encoding spidroin-2-like, with product MAATFQLSKPGGGTHVRVGTRARDRAPGVWAPGQGTGRPAVWAPGQGTGRPECGHQGKGPGARQCGHQGKGPGARQCGHQGKGPGARQCGRGSKGPGARQCGHGSKGPGARQCGHQGKGPGARQCGHQGKGPGTQQCGHQGKGPGTQQCGHQGKGPGARSVGTRARDRAPGSVGTRARDRAPGSVGTRARDRAPSSVGTRARDRAPGVWAPGQGTGRPECGRGSKGPGARSVGTRARDQAPGSVGTRARDRAPGSVGTRARDRAPGSVGTRARDRAPGVWAPGQGTGRPECGHQGKGPGARSCGHGSKGPGARQCGRGSKGPGARQCGHQGKGPGARQCGHGSKGPGARQCGHQGKGPGARQCGHQGKGPGAQQCGHEGKGPGARSVGTRARDRAPGSVGVGARDRAPGSVGTRARDRAPGSVGVGARDRAPGSVGTRARDRAPGSVGVGARDRAPGSVGTRARDRAPGSVGTRARDWAPGSVGTRARDQAPSSVGVGARDQAPGSVGTRARNQAPSSVGAGARDWAPSSVGTRARDRAPGSGLEGKER